In Odocoileus virginianus isolate 20LAN1187 ecotype Illinois unplaced genomic scaffold, Ovbor_1.2 Unplaced_Contig_39, whole genome shotgun sequence, the genomic window CCCCTTCTACCTCCTTCCTTGAGGTTCTATGAGAAGGATACAGTGGGATGGCAACAGCAATGCTAATGGCTGTCATTGTTGAGACTTCCTATTTATCAGGTACCTTATATCCATCACTTCACTTATCCCCAAGATATTCTATTTGGAGAGTTTGTATTGTTACATTTCATCATTTTACTGAGGGGTAGACTGAGACTCCACATGGTCAAATGGCTTATCCCAGATTGCAGTACAGAACCTGaaatcaaacctatgtctttgTCATGGTATGCATAAAATTCTGATAATAATGTGCCTTAtaaaaatgattagaaaataCACAGGGCCATTACAATGACAGTTTTACCTTAACACTGACAGCTAATTGTagcttcttctttgttttctttgtcaaaTGCTCGGTAAAGAATACCTCTAACGAGAGTGAAGATCATGAGAAAAACCCACAGTGAAACAAACATGCTGAACAATTTCCTGAAGGAACATACTTACAGACTGTACCTGACTTCTTCTCCTGGCTCAAATATAACTACTCACCCCCTGAGAAACATTGAGGATGTGAGTATTTGGGGAAGATGGTAATCCACAGCGCCCCCTGGTGCTCTAGCCTAGCCCCAGGACTCATCTGGAGGTGCCAGGTAGGATGTTGGAGTTGGGGTTCCTGCAGGAGGCAGAAGCACTGGAAAACAGGGAGCCCACCCAGAGGAGAACACACTCTTATCCTCAACAGTTGGTCTTTGTGACTGGGCACGGCAATTACCAGGTGGCAGGTAAAATCCATTTCTGTGTCAAAGGTGTGTCATTAGTGAGGAAGATTGTTCCTTCTGAAATAAGTGAGTCAGTCAGTTACAGATGAAGAGTGAACCATCACTGATCAATGGTAGAACCAATGGGAAAGGAATTGTGAATTTCCAGGCAGAGGAATTAAGTTTACACAGAAGCAAGAATCATGCCCTTAAAAAGTTACTGAACCCGTATTCCGTGTAAGGCCATAAGTATCTACCACTGTAGTTACTGTTTTTAGATTAGAAAAAGGGCTTATTTTGTCTGCAAGAATGCTCATGCCGGCCTGAGAGATAGGCATATTAGTAAATACATGTCAAATGAAAGGGTCACCTCTATGGTGTTGATTGGATGTGATCTGAGTTTAGAGGGAGTGGCTGAGGTTGATCAAGAaggacctcctggagaagggggtgcTAAGGCTGGGTTTGAAGAGACTACAGAGCTTCTCAAATGAAggcaccaggacttccctgggtgtccagtggtcctggaggtccagtggttatgcctctgtgcttccaatgcaggaggtaccaCTTCAACGCCTGGTCATAGAGTCAGTATCCTGCATACCCTGTAGcacagaaaaaatatatcaaatgcaGGCACCTCTGTGACCAAACTCAGTGAGCTGCATGGTGGTTAGAAAGTGATCTCAAGAGATATGTGGCATCCAGATGGAGGCATGAGTGTGGGAATAGAGGGTAGCCAGTTCTGCACTAACCCACTCCCTTCCTTTTCCCTGTAGATGCTCTACGTGGGTAACATCACCATTGGAACACCCCCTCAGGAATTCCAGGTTGTCTTTGACACAGGCTCATCTGACTTGTTGGTGCCCTCCGTCTTTTGCACCAGCCCAACCTGTGGTGAGTACAGGCACTCCGTACCCAGTCCATCAATCTCTTACCCTGCCACCCTGTTTTGCACCCTTGGTACCGGATGACACTTATCTCTTGTGTCTGCAGCTCACACACGTTTGTTCAGACATCTTGAGTCTTCCACCTTCCGGCCTACCCAAAAGACCTTCAGCATTGAATATGGTTCTGGGAGGATGAAGGGAGTTGTTGCTCATGACACCATTCGGGTAACAGTGTAACAAATGCTGAGTCAGGACTGGCTGTGGGGTGACCACTGCTTGCAAAACAGATGCAGGACCATCTGGCAGGACCCTTTCCAGCTTAAGCCCTGTAGATATTTGCCATCTTACCCACAGGATCCTGTCCCTGGGGAGGCAGTGCTCATGGTGACACATGAGCACACAGATTAGCTAACCCAGAGAGTGGCTTGAGCTGGGGACTTGCAACTTCTTTGCCCACAAGCAGTTCAAGGTTCATTTTGCTGGGAacaagaagagtgaaaaaagcaaCCACTTTTATATTAACAGACTGTTCCGGGCACTTTCAGGTGATAACCAGTTTAGTTCTACAACAATCCCACACAGCAGTTACTATGATTAGCTCATGAAacatgtgaggaaactgaggtacagtcATCAAGGGCCTTGCTGAGGAAACATATGTGGTAAACAGTGGAGCTCAACTGGCTTTTCAGGACTGAAGTTGCTGTGGGGTGTTTGGGGACAGGATAAAACTGATCTGGGGACCGTCGGGGCAGTCAAGGGCTTCAGGTATTCAGACTAGGAAACTGGAGGCCTGAGAAGTTAGGGGGCCTGGTAAATGAGTTCTCACTCTAGGGGGTCTTTAAGAGACTAATAAAACCTATGGCCTGCCTGCCCAAAAGTACTTGAGTAGttgtcctctctctctttctctctcatacacactcacacaaagacacacatatCCCCAAAAGTGAATTCCCCAGGCAGTAATTTCATAAATTCCTGCAAGCAAGACTGTGTTTTCAGCTGGATAGGTGCAGAATCCACAGTACCTTACAGAGAAGGCAGTCCATTCCTGTCATTAGGTCACAGCGATGCCAAAGAGAAGGCTACCTTGCTCTCGGCTCATTTTGTCCACAAGGGGGTACTAATGGGTCCTGGCCTGACTCTTTGGATGCCCCACCTTTACAGAAGCCACGAGGCCAATTTGACTCACTCAGGTGGTGTCTTTCAGAGaggcagatgttttaaaattcacagcCTTTCAAAAATGGAACCCAAATTTCCCTCCCAGCTTGGTCTAACTGTTTGAGATCCACTGAAGACAGAGCCCAGCCTCAATTCTTCTTTGAGGATCTAACGGCAATCATTCCCATCCCAGTTCTAGTCTCACTTCACATATCTATAAGTGGGATCACTCTTCTCTCACACAGACTGGGGACATTATAAGTACTGACCAGCAATTTGGTCTAAGCGTGGCAGAATATGGGTTTGAGGGAGGACCTTTTGATGGTGTCTTGGGCTTGAACTACCCCAACTTATCTTTCACTGGAGGCATCCCCATCTTTGACAACCTTAAGAATCAAGGTGCCGTTTCTGAGCCTGTTTTTGCCTTCTACCTGAGCAAGTAAGTCTGAGATGGACAATCCGTTTCTCCAAATTAGCTGTAATTTGCTTTCAGTTGCATGAAATTTATAGAACACTTGAGAAAGAAGTATGCTGAGAGATAATCTAATCCAAGTTAACTATGGCCCTAGGGCCCTACCTGGCTTCACCACTGGCttttgtaaataacattttattcgACAATAACCCTGTTCTTGGGCTCAAGATCAGTAACTTGGTCTAGGGGGATGAGTGAGGCAGACGACTAATGAGAGGCAACAAGAAACAAGCTGAAGGAAAAGTCATTAGGATTTGCTTGTGAATTTGATAAGGAAGGAGAAGGATAGTGGATAGCTTTCCTTCCTCATTAGCATTTTACTGGTAAGGAAAGACCAGTTACCCAATTTGCAAGAGccagggaaaaataaaagtgtgGGACACAAAACCAAAGTGTGGGACCCCTTGTTCATGAAATATTAGGCATTTCAAGACATGAGAGCAGATGTGGGGTTGCTTCTGAGTGTGGGGCCCTTTGGACAGAGGGGTCACAGGCTAGTGGAGCCAACACTGGGTGACCTGATCCCACACCCTTAGCACTCCCAGGCCTTGATTTTCCTGAAAAATGACAAAGTGGACAAGGGGAAAGACAAAATACTTCAGCACCCTGTCCTCTGAGGGTGTCTGAGCACTCATGTCACAGGAGGTCCAGGGCATCTTCAGAAGATATAGTGGGTGGAGCCCAGCCAGGTGACTCAGCTTCTAACCTCCTCTGTGCCTCTCATTAGCCAGTAACCAACCTCAGTCTGGTTCCCAGTCGCTCCTAGCCTCGATTTCTGCATCTGTCCATGCGGACATTATTAGGGCCTTGATGGGTGGAGAAGCAAAGCTCTCAGACAGTGCTGTTGTTACCGTCCTCCAAGGATCCCCCCACTGTCTTCTCTCTACAGGAGCAAGCTGGAGGGCAGTGTTGTGATGTTTGGTGGGTTGGACTACGGCTACTACCAGAGAGCGCTCAACTGGATACCATTGACCCAAGTGGGCTACTGGCATGTCCACATGGACTGGTAAGCCTCTCACTCTGAGGGTCAGTCCACGGGATGCTCCACATCTGTACATGGACACAGGCAGATACTCATAAATGGATTCTCAAACACATAgtcacacaaacatatacactaTCCACaatggcacagaaacagacatatggaAACACACAagcagacacatatacacacacagagagacacatatAAACATGCATAGCTAGTCAGagacacagaagcacacacagagacacatgcaaacacacatacacacaaacacacaagcacATAGATATGCAAACAGCCCATGGGTTCATAATCCCCAGGCCTCCTGACCAGGGCTCTGACCAGGGTCCTCACTGGGTCCAGAGAGGTCTGTGCAGCTGGCAGAGTGCTGCACCCACTGCCCTGTGAGGCGGGGAGCACAGTCAGGTGACTTGACAGTGTGGTGAACAGGATCAGGGAGGATTTCCCAAGCCTGGAGAGCGCTATAATATGACCAACTGTGCAGGGCACCCTGGGAACAAGGAAGTTCTCAGTACAGATAAACATCAGTTTACAAACAGGGAAAGTCCTCAGCAAATGGGGAAAACTGGTCTCTTTATGGAGAAGCTACCCAGCAGTGGAAAGAGGTTGGCTGCAGGattaagacatgaaagcaactaaTAAAAAAGACACCCCACGTACCTGGGCATACAGTGGGGcagtgagagagtcagttcctaggcaggttgataagaagtctaggggtccccaaggagagagaggtctggaatattcaaggaggaagaaaggacaaacttttttactttttttcctctacattccttaggattatataacaataatgtatcctgcctgaggacagtctctggctaattctgttatcttaaaacataaattatgggagtaggtctggtctttacaaggatgtatcctgcctgaggacaatctttggattaaaccttctagccaactctgttatcttaaaatgtaaatatgggagtgggtctggtgaggtctttgcaacctccagacattctttggattcattggagagtatataactccattgctaacactagcaaagggggtactcttttgcccccttctgatgcctatgtcagaagctttctctatctcctttatactttaataaaactttattacacaaaagctctgagcgatccagcctcgtctctggccccggattgaatttgtctcctccggaggccaagaatcccgtgtctaatcgttcagcaacaaccttttaGCAGGGGCTATAACAGAAAATCAGAAAGGTGGGATCAGGAGTGACCTGAGGACAAGAGATAATAACTGATAGGATTCTGTGTGATACCCTCAGACAAAAGCTGACCTGTTCTTTGGAGTTTCTGTGGGCTAGTCATATATTTCCTGGCCAGAGTCTCAGGGTCTGAGCTGGTTGTAGAAGCAGTGCTGGGAGACACCCTCTCCCAGAGGAGACACTCTCTCCCTCCACTATGAGAATCTGCTGTCCCTACGAATCTCTATATTCACTCTGTTTGACCCATTATTTGTTCCACACCAGAAACAGCTCTCTGATGTATCTCATTATTTTCACagttttcattcactcattgaaCAGGCAAGCATTGGGTATCCACTGTGTGCTGGCACTGTAGGGAGGCAATGAGAATAAAACTTGCCCTCACATATAAGAAGGCATATACACAGAAATGACACACACACTTAGTGAATTGTGACTTTGATACCTGCTAGACGTGAGGAAGGGTCTACGGAGAGTGACCAAGACAGGAAACTGCTAAACACCCCAGGAAAGACTTCCATGAATCCATAACAATTAAGCTGGAATCTGGAAGATGAGAAGAAATTTGCTAGTGAAGGAGGAGAGAACTCTTCGAGGAAGGGAGACCAGCTTGTGTCAAGGTACAAAAGATCCTGGTGTATTAAGTACTGCTTTCAAGGATGTCAAAGGAGGTGCCGTGGTGAGaggagatgcaaagagtcaggGCAAGAGACAAAGGGCTGTTTAGAAGACAGTCAGGAAGGGGGCAGCTCTGGGGAGACTCAGAGTGACCTTGATGCCCATTTTCTCCCACTGTCTCTCAGCATCTACGTGAAAAGTCAGGTTATTGCTTGTTCTGGAGGCTGTGAGGCCCTTGTGGACACTGGGACATCACTGATCCTTGGCCCAAGAAGACTGGTCAATAATATCCTGAGGCTCATCGACTCCACGCCACAGGGTTCCGAGGTGAAAGGTCATGCCCTAGCATCACTCCCAGTCTCCACACAAAAGGATATCCAGGGCCAGCCTCTCTTCTTCTCACTCTAACAGCAATATGTTTCATGTTTTGCAGCCCATAACCTGTCCTCTATTATTTTCTATCAATGGCATCAATTACTCGCTGCCAGCTCAAGCCTACACCATTAAGGTGAGGGGACAATACTGAGGGTTAGTTCTCAAACTGGAGTTTCAGGAACCCTTGGACTGCTGCTGGGAGGAGGGCGACATCTTCAGACCATGTCACACCATTGCAGATGCTTTTGAGCATTTTGGCCGGGCCAGTGCCTCCCACAGAACCAATCACTTGAGAGT contains:
- the LOC139034199 gene encoding LOW QUALITY PROTEIN: pregnancy-associated glycoprotein 1-like (The sequence of the model RefSeq protein was modified relative to this genomic sequence to represent the inferred CDS: inserted 2 bases in 1 codon), which encodes MKWLVLLGLVAFSECIVKIPLTRVKIMRKTHSETNMLNNFLKEHTYRLYLTSSPGSNITTHPLRNIEDMLYVGNITIGTPPQEFQVVFDTGSSDLLVPSVFCTSPTCAHTRLFRHLESSTFRPTQKTFSIEYGSGRMKGVVAHDTIRTGDIISTDQQFGLSVAEYGFEGGPFDGVLGLNYPNLSFTGGIPIFDNLKNQGAVSEPVFAFYLSKSKLEGSVVMFGGLDYGYYQRALNWIPLTQVGYWHVHMDCIYVKSQVIACSGGCEALVDTGTSLILGPRRLVNNILRLIDSTPQGSEQYVSCFAAHNLSSIXFSINGINYSLPAQAYTIKDSSGDCYTTFKENTASASTETWILGDIFLRQYFSVYDRGNDRIGLAQAV